GAGCGGGGGCGCTACATCCCGGCCGTGGATCACGGCGTGCCCCCGGACGTGTCTTGGGACAACTATCGCCGGTTCGCTGAGCGTCTCGGTGCCATCCTGGAGGCATTCGGGCAGTAGTGGAATCCGGCCCCCGCCCAGGGGCGACCCGCCCAACGTGTGAATCGTGCCTGCTGTGGAGGTGCAATGTGGCCAAGATACTGGTGACCGGCGCCGCGGGACAGGTGGGGTGCCGTCTCGTGAGGCAGCTGCTCGAACGCAATTACGAGGTGAGGGGGCTCATACTCCCCAATGACCCCGCTGCCGACCGTCTGGCAGGGCTAGAGCTGGAGGTGGTGGAGGGCGACCTGCTGGACCCGGAAGTGGCTGAGAGGGCCATGGAAGGGGTGGACGCTGCTGTCCACACCGCCAACCTGGTGTCGCCCTTGCCGGGCATGACCGAGAGCGCTTTCTTCGACAACAACGTGCGCACCACCTTCCACGTGGCCTGTGCCGCGGGGCGCAGGGCCGACCGGCTGGAGCGGCTGGTTCACATCAGCTCCTCCAGCGTCTACCCCAGCGACACCCACCAGTACGCCGCCTGCTACGCTCCCATTGACGAGGAGCACCCCCGCCGTCCTCGGGGAGTGTACCCCCTGAGCAAGAACATCGGCGAGGAGATCGTGAACGCGGTCAGCCGGGAGACGAAGCTTCGGGCCGCCATCATCCGCCCTTCCGGTATCGCCTCCGGCACGTCCATACTGGGCCGCTGGAACGTGGGGTTCGTGTGCAACATCCTGCGCACCGGCCAGGCTCACCGGGAGAGCGAGCTCTACATGGCCGACGGCACCGAGCTGTGGCACGACCTGGAGGCGGCCGCTCGGTCCAAAGACCAGCCCTGCGCCATCACCGACGACCGGGGGCGGCCGTGGCTGTACCGACCAGTTGACGCCCGGGACGTGGCCCATGCCTGCGTCTGCGCCCTGGAGAGCCCAGCCGCGGTGGGGGAGGCCTTCAACGCCGCCGCCCCGGAGCCCATCTACTACACCGAGGCAGCCCAGGTGCTCGCCGAAGCCCTGGGGATACCCGTCCTCGAGTGGCAGGTGCCGGTGCGCTGGGTGTTCGACCTGTCCATCACCAAGGCCAAGACGCTGATCGGCTACCGGCCCCGGTGGGGGATCCGGGAGATGGTGGCCGATGCCCTGGCGGTGCAGAAGGGCGAGAGCGACGGGCTATCCTGAGGCTAGACTGGGCACAAAACCAAGCGTGAGAGGATGACAACAGTGACAGAGAGACACTTCGAGTTCCGACGGCGAATCTCCGTGGTACATAAGCCCGATCGTGGCGATGCCGCCGCCCGGCCCGGCCCAGACGAGACCGTAGTGGACGACGGTTGGGCCATCGTGGTGCCTGAAGCGGCCTCAGAAATGCTTCTGACGGCAGCCAAGGACCTACAGGACTACTTCTTCACCAGCATGGGCGTGTCGCTCGTCCTGCGAAGGACGGCTTCCCCGGCGGAGGTGGCCCAGAGCGGCGACCGCCTCATCCTCCTGGCCACCAAGGACGACCTGCCGCAGATGGGAGCAGACCTGACGGTGCCGCGAAGCTTCCGCCTGGTGGTGAGCCCTGACAGGGTGGTGGTGTGTGGTCATGAAGACCGG
This DNA window, taken from Anaerolineae bacterium, encodes the following:
- a CDS encoding NAD(P)-dependent oxidoreductase; translated protein: MAKILVTGAAGQVGCRLVRQLLERNYEVRGLILPNDPAADRLAGLELEVVEGDLLDPEVAERAMEGVDAAVHTANLVSPLPGMTESAFFDNNVRTTFHVACAAGRRADRLERLVHISSSSVYPSDTHQYAACYAPIDEEHPRRPRGVYPLSKNIGEEIVNAVSRETKLRAAIIRPSGIASGTSILGRWNVGFVCNILRTGQAHRESELYMADGTELWHDLEAAARSKDQPCAITDDRGRPWLYRPVDARDVAHACVCALESPAAVGEAFNAAAPEPIYYTEAAQVLAEALGIPVLEWQVPVRWVFDLSITKAKTLIGYRPRWGIREMVADALAVQKGESDGLS